Below is a window of Halarcobacter anaerophilus DNA.
ACTCTAGCCTTTGTATATTTAGTAAAAAATAATGAGTATATAGAATACAAAATTTATAACAGCGGTGGAGTAAATGCTGAAAGAGTAAAAGATATATATTATCATGATACAAAAAATGAAGTTTTAAGAAAATTTATCCCTTTAGAAGAGGATACAAGCTATAAAGTTTATTATAGTAATTTCCAATTAAAAAGTTTAACTGATATACAAAAACTTCCAAAATTAGAAATAAATCCAAAAACATTAGGTAAAAAAAATGGGATCTATATAAAAGATATTGATAGTATAGATAAGAATGAAATTGAACAAAAACTCCTAAATGCCCAAACTCCAAAAAATGGAGAAAAAGATTCAAATATAATAGTAGGCTTTTTAGAAGATATTATAGGAGAGATTGAAGATTTATATGAAGAGTATTATACAAACTATAAGTTAGCCTTTAGTCATAATAAAAAAATCTTTGATGATATAAAAGAGAAAAATTCATATGCTTATACCATTGCTAATATAGTAGATTATTTTTATGTTTCCTCTAGTGAAAGTAAAGAGTATAGAGATAACCTCTCAATTTTAAAAAATTGCTATAGTAAATTTGTAGAAATGATTTTTTTTGAGAAGAGACTTTATAACTATGTACTTGATTTAAAAGACATAGAAAATATTGTTCATAAAGATACCAATAAAAAAGCTTTTTCCTTTTATAAAATGTTAGAAAATTATAAGAAAAACTTTTTCTCTTTTACATACCTTTTCCCTTCTAAAAGGGATACCGTTGGTAACTCAGCATTTAGATATACAAATGAGTATATTCGTAGTATTCCCTATATGAAAAATAGATCAACACATAGCAAGTTTATAATGTACCAAAATCTTTTTTATCATGTAGACCAAAATCAAGATACTAAACCTCTGATGAAATTTACAGGTAATGATGATTATACTTTGGTAAAAAAAGATGCTAAACAAGTTTTAGCTCATATAGTATTTTGTTTGTTCTTTTTAGATGATTTTGAAGAGGATTTAAAAAATCTTATAGATTATTCTAAAGTAATACAAATAAGAGATGAGTTTTTAATAGCATACAGAAAAATAACACCTTTACCAAAAATTGGAAAAAGTAATATCTCAAATATAAACGAGTTAATAGAAAAGCAAGAGTTTTATAATCAAACAGTTTTAAAACAAAATGCTGCACAACAAGAGAATAAAAACTTTATACAAAAACTCTTTTCAAGTAGTGAAAAGAATAATAGTTTTTTAGAAGATTATAAGCAATTGGATAATCATCATATTATGAAATCCTTCGATTACTTTTATAAAGTAAGTTTTAAAAGCAATCTACTATACACACCTAATGATATTCAATACTATCAAGAACAAGCCGTTACTTCTCCTAAAAATATATTAAAAACTATTAAAACAAAGTTTCAAAAAGGAGACTTAGAAGAGTTACTTCTAAAATATCAAAGTTGTAGTATAGATAAATTTGAATATGTTGTAGGTAGTATGAATATTATCTATTCTCTTTGTTCTACAAAGATAGATTTAGATGAAGAGATAGAAGTAAACGGGATATTTGCAAGTGAAGATATTCAGTACCTTTTAACTTTTACCGATGATATAGTAGATAAAAGAATAAAATTAGAAGATGCGGACAAAGAGCTTCTTTTAGGGGAATATCAAATTTCAGAATATTTTGATGAATATCTTATTAAACAACTTTTAAATGAATTACTTTTTTTAAAATCAAATGATACTGCTAAAGCTAAAGCACAAAGTTTTTTTAATAAATATCAAAATTTAGCAAAAAAAGCTATGAGTGAAGAAAATGAGAAGATAGAACCTTTGGATTTAGATAAAGATATAAAAAAATTAGAGAAAGAGTTTTATTCTGGTTTAAAATTTATCTCTGGAGTAACAGACCAGATTGATAAAAGTTTGGATAAGTTTTTGGAAAATATTAATCAATACAGTGAATATGGAGATAAATTAATATCAAAATCAAGAGCTTTACAATTAGGCTTAGCTTTTAAAGGCTACTCTTCTATGATGGCAATTGCCTCAATGAAAGAGTATATTTATGATAATACAAACAAAGATATAAAATCAACAATAGGCTTTGTAAATGATTTTGCAGGATTAAATAGTGCTTTAATAGGAATAATGCAAAACAAAGAGTTTGGCAATATAGCACAAACTTTTTTAGATAAAATATATAAAAATCAAGCTAATAAAAATATAATAAAAAATCTTGCAAACAATGAATTTCTTGCTGGTGCAGGAAAATCCTTTGCTAAAGTATCAGCATATGCTGTGATAATCATTAATGCATTAGATGCTATAAAATATAAAAAAAATGAAGACTATGATGCTTTAACGGCAACAGTTGGAATGGTAACTTTAAATATTGTAGCTTTATTTGTAACTAGCGGTACTCCTCTTGTTGTATTTGTATCCTTAAGTTCGATTGCTTATGCAATAGTTATGTTAAAGCTTGAAGATAGTGCTTTTGAAAGTTATTTGAAAAGATCATTGTTTTATAAAGATAATATATATTTAAAAAGTAAAGATAAAAAAATAAATGGGTTCCCAGCAAAATATCTTTTAGAAACAACAAATAGAAAAGAAGAACTAGAATCAATAAATAGTGAAGGTTTTACAAGTGCTAAAAAGATAATTGATTTTATAGGAGAAAACTATGAAACAAATGAACTATACTTTGATACAGCATTAAAAAATGAATTAAGCTTTTTAAAATCTTCTTTATATGGATATAAATTAGATAAAGAGAGAATAAAAAGTTATCAAAAAGTAAAAACAGTAAATGGTTATGAGATTAATTTCTATGTTTATGAAGGATTAAAGATTCCAAAAATCATTGCAGATGATAAAGAATTTAAACTTTTCTTTTCTCCTTATAAAGATGAATATTTGGAAATAAATAAAACAGTATTAATTGATAATAATGGTGTATTTAATTTTTTCCCAGAAGAGAATTCTTATTTTCTTTTAAATAGTTTTACAAATAAAATAAAAAGAGAGAATCATAGCTCATATATAATAGTTACAAGCTCATTAATAGATTTAAAATATAAAGTAGAATTTAAAGATCTAAATAAAATAGCAACTTCAAATATAGTACCAAAAATGGATTGTGCAATAGAAATAGCATCTTTGGAGCAAATAAGCTTTGAACCAAATGATGAACAATTAATAAAAAGGAAATAATTAAATGATAAAAATAATAGTTAAGCTACTAATAATAGGAATAATAAGTATAAGTTTTATAGCTTGTGAAGATAAAAAAATAGAAGAAAAAGAAGTTAAATTTACTCCAAAGTTACTTATGCCTGAAGTTAAAGAAGAATATATAAATAAATATTTTAAATTGAGTCAATTATATAATGCCAAAGACGACCCAATCCCAGCAATGAAAATAGGATATGCCTATTCAGAAAAGTTGCATGATTATGAGAAAGCCTTAGAATGGTACAAATATGCTGATTCTATGATTCCTTTAGGTGAAAATTCTTATTTTGCTTGTTATGCTTTACAACAATTAAAAAGATATGATGAAGCTATATCTTGGTGCCAAAAAGCTATTGATTTAAAATGGGATGAAGCTTTATTTAGAATGGGGAAAGTATTAGAACTTAAAAAAGAATTTAATCAAGCAATAGAGTTTTATAAACAATCATTTGAAAAAAACAAAGATAAAGTAGCAGCAAATAATTTAGGACTTATTTATTCTTTAGAATTAAAGAAATATGATGAAGCAGAACAATGGTTTAGAAAATCAATTCAAGAAGGGTATGAATTAGCTTATAAAAACTTTGCAATTTTTTATCATAATAGCTTTAATGATGATATAAAAGCTTCAGCTTATGCAATAGCAGTAATAGATACAAAATACACAAAATCATCAGTATTAAAACTACTCCAAAATGAAATGAAAATCCCAAATGAAACCATAAAAAAAGGATACGAACTTCAATTAACTTCAGATGAATTTCCTATTAAATATAAAGGTGAATTAGGATTGTAAAATGAATAAAACTATTGCTATTTTAATTGTACTTATTGTTTTTTTGGGTGGAAGATATATTATTCAAAAACAACATGAACAAGATAGAGAACAAAGTATGAGAGGAGCAGTTTTAGATGCACAAAATCCAAATTCCCCCTTTTATATTGGAGATAAGTAAACTAGGTATTATTGCTTTAGATAATTTCTAAAATTTTGAACAAATATTTACAATTTCATTAAATTGGAATTTTTTTACTAAATCCTCTATAAACTCTTTTGTATAGGGGTCTACTTTTTGTTTATTTAAAATTTCAAGTATAGAGTTTCCGTCTAGTTTAATTGCAAAGTCATAAATCTTTCTTGCAAGATTTTTATTTAGAATTATCTCTTTTCTTGTTTTTTCTTTAACTTTCTCATACTCAAACTCAAGGTTTAAAAATTTATTTAAAGTTTGGGCTATATCTTTTTCTTCAAAGGGTTTAGGCAGGAAATCATCTACTTTATTGTTTAAAGCTTTTTGTCTGTCATCTTCAAAAACATTGGCTGAGATGGCAATTATAGGTATATTTTTTGTTTTTTCATCTTTTTTTAATATTTTAGTTGTTTCCAAGCCGTTTAAATTGGGCATTAAAATATCCATAAAGATTAAATCAAATTTTTTATTTTTACAAAGTTCAAGCACTTCAAGTCCGTCTTTTGCTTCATCTGTTGTTAGATTATATGAATGTAGAAGCTGAATCAGTAAATCTCTGTTCTCTTTCGTATCATCGGCAACTAAAATATTAAACTCTTTTTGCTCTTTTACTTTTATAATTTTATTCGAAAAGTTCTCTTTTTCTTCTACTTTATCTAATTTTCCCACCTCGATATCAAAACTAAAACAGCTTCCCTCGTTCTCTTTGCTTTGCAAGATAATTGAGCCGTTCATTTTTTGTATCAACTCTTTTGTAATAGCAAGACCTAGTCCCGTTCCTTGGTGTTTGTGTTTATTCTCTTCTATTTGTTCAAAGGGTTTAAAGATTTTCTTTTGTTCTTCTTTATTCATACCTATTCCGCTATCTTTTACTTTTATAAGAAGTTTTGGGGATTTATAATCTACTCTTACTTCAATAAACCCTTCATAGGTAAATTTATGGGCATTTCCAATAATATTGATTAGGATTTGTCTTAACCTTTTTTCATCACATTTTATATATTTGGGAACCTCTTTTGTTATATGTAAAGAAAATTTTAGATTTTTATCTTCACATCTTGAAGTAAATATAGTTTTAAGATCATCTAAAAGAGTATAAAGGTTAAACTCTATTGGTGTTATTTGTATTTTTCCTGCTTCAATTTTTGCAAATTCCAGAATTTCATTTATAAGTGAGAGAAGATGCTGACCGCTTTTATATATCGTATCAAGGTTCTGTTTCTCTGTTTGGTTATAAGAGTTTGATTTTTTAAGCAGAGTTGCAAAGCCCAAAATAGCATTTAACGGAGTTCTTAATTCATGGGACATATTTGTTAAAAACATAGATTTAGATCTGTTTGCTTTTTGGGCTTCCATAGTTGCTCTTTTTAGTTGATTCTCATGCTCTTTTCTTTTTGTTATATCTGAAAAAACAACAACTGAACCTTCTAAAACCGTAGAGTTATTACTGTAAATGGGTGTACTAACATAATCAATAGGAAACTCTTCCCCCTCCTTTGAGATAAAACTCTGCTCCTCTTTTGAAATAAGCATTAAGCGCTCTTTTTGTTGAGCTGTTTTTCCAAAAAGATGTCTACCTATAGTTTTATTTATATATTGTCCTATTAACTCTTTTGAACTATAGCCTAAAATTTTTGAAGCAGTCGGATTTGCAAAAATAAATCTTCCTTTTGCATCAAGTCCGAATATTCCTTCACCTGCCAAATCAAGAAGTCTTTTATTCTGTTTTTGTGATTCCATCAGTTTTATTGCATTATCTTTAAAGACTTCAACTGCTCCTATCATCTCACTTACTTCATCCATAAAGACTTTTTGAGGTAAATCTATATTCATATCGTTTTTTGCCAGTTTTAACATCCCTTTATTTAACATTTGCACAGGATGTATTATTCTATAAAGAATGATAAAAAAGAAAGAAAATACAAATAGAATAATCAAAAACAGAACAGCCAAAGAGAGATAAGTTTCCATTCTTTTTACGGTTTCATGGGCTTCATTTACTTTTGCCTGGGTTCTTGTTTCAAAAGCTTTATAAAATTCGTTTAAAGGTTTCATAATGGCAATTTTTGCTTTATGATACTGCTCTCCGTGCATAATTTGTCTGGCTAAAGCAAAATCAGGCTCTTTTTTTATAGTATAGTTTCCGTTTCTATCTTGAAAAATTCCTTTAATAGCGTTCATTGCTTTTGTTTCAAGGTAGGTTAAATCATCCGATTCTTTTTGGGATTTATATAAAAGTTCAAGCTCCTCTTCGGGAAATCCTGCTTCTTTCATCAAAGTTCTTAGGGCAACTTTTTGTCCGTCTAAGAGAGGTTTTGCCCCGTCTAAAGTATAGAAATCCCAGAATATTCTATTATAGTGTTTGGGTCTTGGTTTAAGACCGTTTCTTATATCCAAAACAGTATGAAACTGCTCCTTAAACATCTCTTTACCCGTTATTACATGGGTTCTTGCCATTCTTGTCAAATCATCACTGCTTTGTCTTAATTCATCTGCAAGAATCAAAGACCGATGCTGCATTTTATAGGCATTTTCAAGCTGTTTAATGGCATCTTGGTATTCACTTAAAATAAATACGACGCTAAGCAAAGCGGCACTGTTTATAAGTAGTAAAATAATAAATAGTTGTTTAAGTTTCATACAGGTTGTCTATTTTCTTTCTCTTTTTTTAAGTTATAATAACTAAAAAGCGGGTTTTAGAAGATAATAAAATGAATAAAAAATATACTATACTTGTAGTTGACGACAAATTGGAAAACCTTCAATATCTTGATAAAATTTTAAAAGATGAAGATTATGATATAAGAGCTACACCTGATGCTATGATGGCATTGGAAGCTTCAAAATTAAATAAACCAGATCTTATTTTACTTGATATAAAGATGCCTAATATTGACGGTTATGAACTTTGTTCAATGATAAAAAAAGAGGAAAACTTAAAAGATATCCCGATTATTTTTATTTCCGCTTTAGACAATGTAGAGGACAAGGTAAAAGCTTTTGAAGAGGGTGGAGTCGATTATATAACAAAACCTTTTGAACCAAAAGAGATTAAAGCCAGAGTAAAAACCCAGCTTCAAATCCATAAAAGCAAACTTATGATTGAAAGACTTTATGAACAGCAGGATTTGTTTGTAAAAAAGATTATGCATGAGATGAATACTCCTGTTTCAATAATCTCTTTAAATAGTGAACTTTTGGAAAAAAAATATGGGATTTTAAAAGAGATAGATGCTATTAAAGCCTCTACTAAAACACTCTCTTCTATTTACGGAGATCTCTCTTATAAAATTAAAAAACATACAAGAGAGTATAAAATATCACAAATAAATCTTTTGAATTTCGTAAGTTCAAGAGTTCTTTTCTTTGATGAACTTGCAAATATCAAAGATATAAATATAAATATTGAGTGTAGTGAGGATTTTGATGTTTTTATAAACAGATATGAACTAGAACGGCTAATCGACAACACTTTAAGCAATGCAATTAAATACAGTAAAGAATCAGGTGAAATAAATATCTATTTTGGAAAAGAAAACAAGAATTATCTTCTTGTCATCGAGGATTTTGGGATAGGTATTGAAAAGAGTGATCTTGTTTTTGAAGCTTATTATCAACAATCAAATAAAAAACTAGGTTTAGGTTTAGGTTTAAATATAGTAAAAGAGATTTGTGATAAATATAAGATAAAAATAGAAGTCAAAAGTGAAAAGAACAGAGGTACGAAGTTTATTTTTAATATAGATTCAATAGTGAAGAAAGAGATATGAAAATATTTTTATTAGAAGATGATTTTTCATTAAACAGACTTATTTGCAACGCTTTAGAACAGAAAGGTTTTTTTGTTACAAGTGTAGATGACGGATATGATGCCATGACGCATATTTTAAACAATAAATATGATTTGTATATTCTGGATATAAATGTGCCCGGTTTTTCAGGGCATGAGGTTTTAGAAGAGATTAGGAAAATAAACAAGAGTCTTCCTGTTATAATCGTAAGTGCCCAACTTGATATGGATAATATTTCAAAAGCGTATGATTTGGGTTGTAATGATTATTTAAAAAAACCTTTTGAACTTGAAGAGCTGCTTTTACATATAAAGTATCATATAAAAACCCTTTATAAAAATGATATAGATAAAGATATTATTGATCTAGGATACGGCTTTAGTTTTGATTTAAAAGA
It encodes the following:
- a CDS encoding ligand-binding sensor domain-containing protein: MGNEYNVIEEAVITCACGGKVTLTSTVPNLKIAGKKPLYLKDILGAPVSCPRSINPCTKVASISTAGTEVNVSATGLTYLLRTDGFKTDKGRAVILKNPGQGTSKISSIPSLENQDVVAEEKALKEENIKIEEEVKTKYELYLLRKSGEVYKPIRPSRAFRKADETYVNNQKESDFDNIYSHTLAFVYLVKNNEYIEYKIYNSGGVNAERVKDIYYHDTKNEVLRKFIPLEEDTSYKVYYSNFQLKSLTDIQKLPKLEINPKTLGKKNGIYIKDIDSIDKNEIEQKLLNAQTPKNGEKDSNIIVGFLEDIIGEIEDLYEEYYTNYKLAFSHNKKIFDDIKEKNSYAYTIANIVDYFYVSSSESKEYRDNLSILKNCYSKFVEMIFFEKRLYNYVLDLKDIENIVHKDTNKKAFSFYKMLENYKKNFFSFTYLFPSKRDTVGNSAFRYTNEYIRSIPYMKNRSTHSKFIMYQNLFYHVDQNQDTKPLMKFTGNDDYTLVKKDAKQVLAHIVFCLFFLDDFEEDLKNLIDYSKVIQIRDEFLIAYRKITPLPKIGKSNISNINELIEKQEFYNQTVLKQNAAQQENKNFIQKLFSSSEKNNSFLEDYKQLDNHHIMKSFDYFYKVSFKSNLLYTPNDIQYYQEQAVTSPKNILKTIKTKFQKGDLEELLLKYQSCSIDKFEYVVGSMNIIYSLCSTKIDLDEEIEVNGIFASEDIQYLLTFTDDIVDKRIKLEDADKELLLGEYQISEYFDEYLIKQLLNELLFLKSNDTAKAKAQSFFNKYQNLAKKAMSEENEKIEPLDLDKDIKKLEKEFYSGLKFISGVTDQIDKSLDKFLENINQYSEYGDKLISKSRALQLGLAFKGYSSMMAIASMKEYIYDNTNKDIKSTIGFVNDFAGLNSALIGIMQNKEFGNIAQTFLDKIYKNQANKNIIKNLANNEFLAGAGKSFAKVSAYAVIIINALDAIKYKKNEDYDALTATVGMVTLNIVALFVTSGTPLVVFVSLSSIAYAIVMLKLEDSAFESYLKRSLFYKDNIYLKSKDKKINGFPAKYLLETTNRKEELESINSEGFTSAKKIIDFIGENYETNELYFDTALKNELSFLKSSLYGYKLDKERIKSYQKVKTVNGYEINFYVYEGLKIPKIIADDKEFKLFFSPYKDEYLEINKTVLIDNNGVFNFFPEENSYFLLNSFTNKIKRENHSSYIIVTSSLIDLKYKVEFKDLNKIATSNIVPKMDCAIEIASLEQISFEPNDEQLIKRK
- a CDS encoding response regulator transcription factor, which gives rise to MKIFLLEDDFSLNRLICNALEQKGFFVTSVDDGYDAMTHILNNKYDLYILDINVPGFSGHEVLEEIRKINKSLPVIIVSAQLDMDNISKAYDLGCNDYLKKPFELEELLLHIKYHIKTLYKNDIDKDIIDLGYGFSFDLKDQTLYKHEHEIILTQKEKLLLTLFIHNLDKTVSSEMIHEYVWDNKEMEAVSMRSMIHKLQKKLKSGMIVNIRGVGYKLMKKEFT
- a CDS encoding tetratricopeptide repeat protein, giving the protein MIKIIVKLLIIGIISISFIACEDKKIEEKEVKFTPKLLMPEVKEEYINKYFKLSQLYNAKDDPIPAMKIGYAYSEKLHDYEKALEWYKYADSMIPLGENSYFACYALQQLKRYDEAISWCQKAIDLKWDEALFRMGKVLELKKEFNQAIEFYKQSFEKNKDKVAANNLGLIYSLELKKYDEAEQWFRKSIQEGYELAYKNFAIFYHNSFNDDIKASAYAIAVIDTKYTKSSVLKLLQNEMKIPNETIKKGYELQLTSDEFPIKYKGELGL
- a CDS encoding ATP-binding response regulator; this translates as MNKKYTILVVDDKLENLQYLDKILKDEDYDIRATPDAMMALEASKLNKPDLILLDIKMPNIDGYELCSMIKKEENLKDIPIIFISALDNVEDKVKAFEEGGVDYITKPFEPKEIKARVKTQLQIHKSKLMIERLYEQQDLFVKKIMHEMNTPVSIISLNSELLEKKYGILKEIDAIKASTKTLSSIYGDLSYKIKKHTREYKISQINLLNFVSSRVLFFDELANIKDININIECSEDFDVFINRYELERLIDNTLSNAIKYSKESGEINIYFGKENKNYLLVIEDFGIGIEKSDLVFEAYYQQSNKKLGLGLGLNIVKEICDKYKIKIEVKSEKNRGTKFIFNIDSIVKKEI
- a CDS encoding ATP-binding protein codes for the protein MKLKQLFIILLLINSAALLSVVFILSEYQDAIKQLENAYKMQHRSLILADELRQSSDDLTRMARTHVITGKEMFKEQFHTVLDIRNGLKPRPKHYNRIFWDFYTLDGAKPLLDGQKVALRTLMKEAGFPEEELELLYKSQKESDDLTYLETKAMNAIKGIFQDRNGNYTIKKEPDFALARQIMHGEQYHKAKIAIMKPLNEFYKAFETRTQAKVNEAHETVKRMETYLSLAVLFLIILFVFSFFFIILYRIIHPVQMLNKGMLKLAKNDMNIDLPQKVFMDEVSEMIGAVEVFKDNAIKLMESQKQNKRLLDLAGEGIFGLDAKGRFIFANPTASKILGYSSKELIGQYINKTIGRHLFGKTAQQKERLMLISKEEQSFISKEGEEFPIDYVSTPIYSNNSTVLEGSVVVFSDITKRKEHENQLKRATMEAQKANRSKSMFLTNMSHELRTPLNAILGFATLLKKSNSYNQTEKQNLDTIYKSGQHLLSLINEILEFAKIEAGKIQITPIEFNLYTLLDDLKTIFTSRCEDKNLKFSLHITKEVPKYIKCDEKRLRQILINIIGNAHKFTYEGFIEVRVDYKSPKLLIKVKDSGIGMNKEEQKKIFKPFEQIEENKHKHQGTGLGLAITKELIQKMNGSIILQSKENEGSCFSFDIEVGKLDKVEEKENFSNKIIKVKEQKEFNILVADDTKENRDLLIQLLHSYNLTTDEAKDGLEVLELCKNKKFDLIFMDILMPNLNGLETTKILKKDEKTKNIPIIAISANVFEDDRQKALNNKVDDFLPKPFEEKDIAQTLNKFLNLEFEYEKVKEKTRKEIILNKNLARKIYDFAIKLDGNSILEILNKQKVDPYTKEFIEDLVKKFQFNEIVNICSKF